A stretch of the Candidatus Bathyarchaeota archaeon genome encodes the following:
- a CDS encoding phage/plasmid primase, P4 family codes for MTERTITSDVPSGMPQEPLSAEAVEWRKNLKKLAAQQQKSYPCFAQFCDEPEHKVGFKPARVAKWLSENENFKTDRKTDMLYYGDAAKGVWTANGEVKLQEILAVILGEENRVSYYTNILHALKALTYCDIEFSRKIAVENGLLNVETGELTPFTLEEMAFYALPVAYNAEAQCPNWLEFLKQVVAQEDIPTLQEWSGYLLLPDYRFHNLTWIYGGGRNGKGVWQRTMEGILGAENVSSVALEEFDGSHRFAMRQLYGKLFNPCSEPTTNRVLQTALLKKATGQDTISAECKGKDKRIDFRNVAKITVIANKFPKVRDTTTAFKERRLFIKFPNEFTGKNVIANLEQIWLGNAEERSGILNWMLQGLQRLLSQGYFTESKSQEETEIAFERASDTISAFLNQIAIFDKNLVTTRAEAYNAYKEYCDVFGLETENEKVFTQRLKETPRISVTTVSKPNRLRAWKGLGLRKLNDDGSVSPVSDVSLQHGVIPQANSDELSKNRESISHATSDTGDTSQPLVAAKDCVHFHKASCMHPNPNCLTPLFNCPSVCRDFKPYSGSVTAPSDYPRYPEPEHGEG; via the coding sequence ATGACTGAGCGAACTATAACAAGCGATGTTCCCAGCGGCATGCCACAGGAACCGCTCTCAGCGGAAGCGGTTGAGTGGCGCAAAAACCTCAAAAAACTTGCAGCACAACAGCAGAAAAGCTACCCGTGCTTCGCGCAGTTCTGCGATGAACCCGAACACAAAGTTGGCTTCAAACCCGCACGCGTCGCCAAATGGCTATCGGAAAACGAGAACTTCAAAACTGACCGCAAGACCGACATGCTATACTACGGCGATGCAGCAAAAGGCGTTTGGACAGCAAACGGAGAAGTGAAACTTCAAGAAATCTTAGCAGTAATTCTCGGCGAAGAGAACCGTGTAAGCTACTACACAAACATACTGCACGCTTTGAAAGCGTTAACTTACTGCGACATTGAGTTTAGCCGAAAAATTGCGGTGGAAAACGGCTTGTTAAACGTTGAAACAGGTGAATTAACGCCTTTCACACTTGAGGAAATGGCTTTCTACGCGCTGCCCGTAGCGTATAACGCTGAAGCACAATGCCCTAACTGGCTTGAGTTTCTAAAACAAGTTGTGGCACAAGAGGATATCCCAACACTGCAAGAGTGGAGCGGTTACCTGTTGTTGCCCGACTACCGCTTCCACAACCTCACGTGGATTTACGGCGGCGGCAGAAACGGTAAGGGTGTTTGGCAGCGCACAATGGAAGGAATACTCGGAGCGGAAAACGTCTCCAGCGTTGCATTGGAAGAGTTTGACGGAAGCCACAGGTTCGCGATGCGGCAACTCTACGGCAAACTGTTCAACCCATGCAGTGAACCCACAACAAACCGAGTGCTGCAAACAGCGCTGCTCAAAAAGGCAACTGGGCAGGACACAATAAGCGCTGAGTGTAAGGGAAAAGACAAGAGGATAGATTTCAGAAATGTGGCTAAAATCACGGTTATCGCAAACAAGTTCCCAAAAGTTAGAGACACAACAACCGCATTTAAAGAGCGCCGACTCTTCATAAAGTTCCCAAACGAGTTCACTGGAAAAAACGTTATCGCTAACTTGGAACAGATTTGGCTTGGTAACGCGGAAGAGCGCAGCGGCATACTAAATTGGATGCTGCAAGGCTTACAGCGTTTGCTATCGCAAGGCTACTTCACGGAAAGCAAAAGCCAAGAAGAAACAGAGATAGCCTTTGAACGCGCCAGCGACACAATAAGCGCGTTCTTAAATCAAATCGCAATTTTCGACAAAAACCTCGTAACTACACGAGCAGAAGCATATAACGCTTACAAAGAATATTGCGATGTTTTCGGGCTTGAAACAGAAAACGAAAAGGTATTTACACAGCGCCTAAAAGAAACGCCAAGAATCAGCGTAACAACAGTTAGCAAACCGAACCGTCTCAGAGCATGGAAAGGGTTGGGTTTGAGGAAGTTGAATGATGATGGTTCGGTGTCACCTGTATCAGATGTATCACTTCAACATGGGGTTATACCTCAGGCAAATTCCGATGAGTTGTCAAAAAATAGGGAGAGTATATCACATGCTACAAGTGATACAGGTGATACAAGTCAACCTTTGGTTGCGGCTAAGGACTGCGTTCACTTCCATAAAGCCAGTTGCATGCATCCTAACCCGAACTGTTTAACGCCTTTGTTCAATTGTCCTAGCGTGTGCCGAGA